In Oxyura jamaicensis isolate SHBP4307 breed ruddy duck chromosome 11, BPBGC_Ojam_1.0, whole genome shotgun sequence, a genomic segment contains:
- the LOC118172667 gene encoding metallothionein-1, with protein sequence MDSQDCPCATGGTCTCGDNCKCKNCKCTSCKKGCCSCCPAGCAKCAQGCVCKGPPSAKCSCCK encoded by the exons ATGGACTCCCAGGACTGCCCTTGCGCCACCG gtGGCACCTGCACTTGTGGGGACAACTGCAAATGTAAAAACTGCAAATGCACGTCGTGCAAAAAAG gctgctgctcctgctgccccgcGGGATGTGCCAAGTGCGCGCAGGGCTGCGTCTGCAAAGGGCCCCCCTCCGCCAAGTGCAGCTGCTGCAAGTAG